In Paenibacillus sp. FSL R7-0345, a single window of DNA contains:
- a CDS encoding adenosylcobalamin-dependent ribonucleoside-diphosphate reductase, producing MSTVEPNQRLEGLSEKIFLDRYAWKDADTNNAKVGDVVLVLTKDDPKFPTKEVGEIVARSGRMVTVKTRSGELVQSDVEKLTLNIEKTPGEMWDRLAAAMASVEKTPELQEEWTGKFRSILNDWKLVPGGRIAAGAGASEELTLFNCYVVPSPKDSRGGIMQTLSEMTEIMARGGGVGINLSSLRPRRAIVRGVNGSSSGSVSWGGLFSYTTGLIEQGGSRRGALMLMINDWHPDVLDFITVKQTMGQVTNANLSVCVSNSFMLAVKKDLDWELVFPDTSDPDYDELWDGDLDKWKAAGRAVIPYRTVKARDVWHTIIESAWKSAEPGVVFMEYYNQMSNSWYFNPIICTNPCGEQGLPGWGVCNLSAVNLSRFYDAENHDVDWADLARTTRYSVRFLDNVIDKTPYHFPENEANQKLERRVGMGTMGLAELMIKLNIRYGSPESLEFLDKLYGFMAREAYLASAEIAGEKGSFKAFDAEKYLQSGFMRNITEVYPEVGKSIREHGMRNVTVITQAPTGSTGTMVGTSTGIEPYFAFKYFRQSRLGYDEQFVPIAQQWLEAHPGEELPEYFVTSMDLSAKDHIRVQAAIQRWVDSSISKTANCPSDFTVEETAELYEMAFDLGCKGVTIYRDGSRDVQVLETAKKEEKKDAPAAEELAAEPAPVASPAPVVAVSPAPQESGGDKQYKKRPHVLRGATYKINTPFGMAYITINDLNGIPGEIFLNVGKAGSDVFAMAEALGRVCSLFLRYGDHGEKVELLIKHLKGIGGSGAIGFGANRVESIADAVAKALETHVQNNAHDDHVAAPIAATLELDFNEALSAELKSSVPAAAPADAGHGGHGTHSNLAASRDLCPSCGSASLINIEGCKTCGNCGYSRCG from the coding sequence TTGAGTACAGTGGAACCCAACCAGCGCCTTGAGGGCTTGAGCGAGAAAATATTTTTGGACCGTTATGCCTGGAAGGATGCGGACACGAATAATGCCAAGGTAGGCGATGTCGTGCTGGTGCTGACCAAGGATGACCCGAAATTTCCGACCAAGGAGGTCGGCGAAATTGTCGCGCGCAGCGGACGGATGGTGACCGTCAAGACCCGCAGCGGCGAGCTGGTGCAATCGGATGTGGAGAAGCTGACACTTAATATTGAAAAAACACCCGGGGAAATGTGGGACCGTCTGGCCGCAGCCATGGCTTCTGTCGAGAAAACGCCTGAGCTGCAGGAGGAGTGGACCGGCAAATTCCGTTCGATTCTCAATGACTGGAAGCTTGTTCCGGGCGGACGGATTGCGGCAGGCGCGGGGGCGAGCGAGGAGCTGACCTTATTCAACTGTTATGTGGTTCCTTCGCCAAAAGACAGCCGCGGCGGCATCATGCAGACCCTTTCCGAAATGACCGAAATTATGGCGCGCGGCGGAGGTGTCGGCATCAACCTGTCCTCACTGCGTCCGCGCCGGGCCATTGTCAGAGGCGTTAACGGCTCGTCCAGCGGCTCTGTATCCTGGGGCGGACTATTCAGCTACACAACCGGACTTATTGAGCAGGGCGGCAGCCGCCGCGGGGCGCTGATGCTGATGATCAACGATTGGCATCCGGATGTGCTGGATTTCATCACCGTGAAGCAGACAATGGGACAGGTGACCAATGCCAACCTTTCGGTATGCGTGAGCAACAGCTTCATGCTGGCTGTCAAAAAGGATCTGGACTGGGAGCTCGTCTTCCCGGACACCAGCGACCCGGATTACGATGAGCTCTGGGACGGGGATCTGGATAAATGGAAGGCGGCCGGCCGTGCGGTTATCCCTTACCGGACTGTAAAAGCGCGCGATGTGTGGCATACAATCATTGAATCGGCCTGGAAATCGGCGGAGCCGGGCGTTGTGTTTATGGAATACTATAACCAGATGTCGAACAGCTGGTATTTTAATCCGATTATTTGTACGAATCCTTGCGGAGAACAAGGACTACCGGGCTGGGGCGTCTGTAACCTGTCGGCGGTCAATCTTTCCAGGTTCTATGATGCGGAAAACCATGATGTGGACTGGGCGGATCTGGCGAGAACGACCCGTTATTCCGTCCGTTTCCTGGACAATGTTATCGACAAGACACCATATCATTTCCCGGAAAATGAAGCGAATCAGAAGCTGGAGCGCCGCGTAGGCATGGGCACTATGGGTCTGGCTGAGCTGATGATCAAGCTGAACATCCGTTACGGCAGCCCGGAATCGCTGGAGTTCCTGGACAAGCTGTATGGTTTTATGGCAAGGGAGGCCTATCTGGCTTCGGCAGAGATTGCCGGGGAGAAGGGCTCGTTCAAGGCTTTTGATGCAGAAAAATATTTGCAGAGCGGTTTTATGCGCAACATTACCGAGGTGTATCCGGAGGTCGGGAAATCTATCCGTGAGCATGGGATGCGTAACGTCACTGTTATTACACAGGCTCCAACCGGTAGTACGGGAACTATGGTTGGTACATCGACCGGGATTGAGCCTTACTTTGCCTTCAAATATTTCCGCCAGAGCCGGCTTGGCTATGACGAGCAGTTCGTGCCCATTGCCCAGCAGTGGCTGGAGGCCCATCCGGGTGAGGAGCTGCCGGAGTATTTTGTAACCTCGATGGATCTGTCCGCCAAGGACCATATCCGTGTGCAGGCAGCGATTCAGCGCTGGGTGGACAGTTCCATCTCGAAGACGGCCAACTGCCCGTCCGACTTCACTGTCGAGGAAACCGCCGAGCTGTACGAAATGGCCTTCGACCTCGGGTGCAAAGGCGTAACGATCTACCGCGACGGCAGCCGCGATGTGCAGGTGCTGGAAACGGCGAAGAAGGAAGAGAAAAAGGACGCACCTGCCGCAGAAGAACTTGCTGCTGAACCGGCCCCGGTGGCTTCTCCAGCTCCGGTAGTGGCAGTAAGCCCGGCACCGCAAGAAAGCGGGGGCGACAAACAATACAAAAAACGCCCGCACGTGCTGCGCGGCGCAACCTATAAGATCAACACGCCGTTTGGCATGGCGTATATCACTATAAACGACCTGAACGGCATTCCGGGCGAAATCTTCCTGAATGTCGGCAAGGCCGGCTCCGACGTCTTCGCCATGGCCGAAGCCCTGGGCCGTGTCTGCTCGCTGTTCCTGCGTTACGGCGACCACGGCGAAAAGGTCGAGCTGCTGATCAAGCATCTCAAGGGCATCGGCGGCTCCGGCGCCATCGGCTTCGGCGCCAATCGCGTCGAGTCCATCGCCGACGCTGTAGCTAAAGCCCTCGAAACCCATGTGCAGAACAACGCACATGACGACCACGTGGCCGCTCCGATCGCGGCCACCCTGGAGCTCGATTTCAATGAGGCGCTCAGCGCCGAGCTGAAATCAAGCGTGCCAGCCGCGGCTCCGGCGGATGCCGGGCACGGCGGACACGGGACGCACAGCAACTTGGCGGCTTCGCGGGATCTCTGCCCTTCCTGCGGGAGTGCATCGCTTATAAACATAGAGGGGTGTAAGACATGCGGGAATTGCGGGTATAGCCGGTGTGGTTAG
- a CDS encoding TetR/AcrR family transcriptional regulator: MRELKNIEERILDRALYLMGKNKSCNIAIRAIAKEANVNVSAINYYFRSKDEMLKLVKEFYIENTLAVLSILQNETYSEKEKLLLSANEIMEYSLRFPGNRVIHTHSLECADNDETSRRIIDLSQEIGNLLKECLRNLIPGDETNFKFKYLIFTSSVNYPTEYEGVMKTDGLILASKEARIEYLKLLMHSLFSK, encoded by the coding sequence ATGAGGGAGTTAAAAAATATTGAGGAACGAATTTTGGATCGTGCACTTTATCTAATGGGGAAGAATAAAAGCTGTAATATTGCGATTAGGGCAATCGCTAAGGAAGCCAATGTAAACGTGAGCGCTATTAATTATTATTTTAGAAGCAAAGACGAAATGCTCAAGCTGGTAAAAGAATTCTACATTGAAAATACCCTTGCCGTATTATCAATACTTCAAAATGAAACCTACAGTGAAAAAGAGAAACTGCTGTTATCTGCAAATGAGATCATGGAATATTCACTGCGTTTTCCCGGTAACAGAGTGATACATACGCATTCCTTAGAATGTGCGGATAATGATGAAACTTCAAGACGAATTATTGATCTCTCCCAGGAAATTGGTAACTTGCTCAAAGAATGCTTACGCAATCTTATCCCAGGAGATGAGACAAACTTCAAATTCAAATATTTAATTTTCACTTCATCTGTTAACTATCCAACGGAATACGAAGGAGTTATGAAAACAGATGGTTTAATCTTGGCCAGCAAAGAAGCTCGTATAGAGTATCTTAAATTATTGATGCATTCGTTGTTTTCTAAATAA